The following are encoded together in the Kribbella sp. CA-293567 genome:
- the lexA gene encoding transcriptional repressor LexA has protein sequence MARTPSGSSKDDRSTAGPAGKAAKTVSELPDGPADATGLTPRQRRVLDVIRDSVDSRGYPPSMREIGEKVGLTSSSSVSHQLKVLEQKGLLRRDPNRPRAIEVRYPNEVADVARRGSIGSVRQTSYDETGAGDAHPAAVYVPVVGQIAAGNPILAEQDIEEVFPLPKAMVGEGTLFMLKVKGESMIEAAICDGDWVVVRQEQTAENGDIVAAMIDGEATVKTFKKTATEILLMPHNPAFEPIDGKNAVILGKVVTVLRRV, from the coding sequence ATGGCCAGGACGCCGAGCGGTTCCAGCAAGGACGATCGCAGTACCGCGGGGCCTGCAGGCAAGGCCGCCAAGACCGTCTCCGAGCTGCCCGACGGCCCCGCCGACGCCACCGGTCTGACTCCGCGGCAACGCCGGGTGCTCGACGTGATCCGGGACTCCGTCGACAGCCGTGGCTACCCGCCCTCGATGCGCGAGATCGGCGAGAAGGTCGGCCTGACCAGCTCCTCGTCGGTGTCGCACCAACTGAAGGTGCTGGAGCAGAAGGGTCTGCTGCGCCGCGACCCGAACCGGCCGCGCGCGATCGAGGTCCGCTACCCCAACGAGGTCGCCGACGTCGCCCGCCGGGGGTCGATCGGCTCGGTCCGGCAGACGTCGTACGACGAGACCGGAGCCGGCGACGCGCACCCGGCCGCGGTCTACGTGCCGGTGGTCGGCCAGATCGCCGCCGGTAACCCGATCCTGGCGGAGCAGGACATCGAGGAGGTCTTCCCGTTGCCCAAGGCAATGGTCGGGGAAGGCACCCTGTTCATGCTCAAGGTCAAGGGTGAGTCGATGATCGAGGCGGCCATCTGCGACGGCGACTGGGTGGTCGTGCGCCAGGAGCAGACCGCGGAGAACGGTGACATCGTCGCTGCCATGATCGACGGCGAGGCGACCGTGAAGACGTTCAAGAAGACCGCGACCGAGATTCTGCTGATGCCGCACAACCCGGCGTTCGAGCCGATCGACGGCAAGAACGCGGTCATCCTCGGAAAGGTCGTAACAGTTCTGCGGCGTGTCTGA
- the secD gene encoding protein translocase subunit SecD: MNRSSLVRALFAFLVFAASTYVVLTAKPELGLDLRGGTQIVLEASDSPTVKANKETTDKSLEVLRRRIDALGVSEPSVTRQGEKRIIVELPGVQDPREAAKVIGKTAQLSFHQVLDLVEAKPAKPAAGELYLKNDNGPGFLRLAKLAMTGEKISGADGLIDPQQAAQGWFVQMDFKDDGGKIWANITGKAACEPVNTPKRQVAIVLDNEVISAPQVDPNGGTQLCNIGIVGGQSTITGSFTEAQAKDLAALIEGGALPVPVQVIDQRVVGPSLGKDAIQASAMAGLIGVALTALFITIVYRLVGLMAVIGLIAYAGMSYAVLTLLGATLTLPGLAGFVLAIGMAVDANVLVFERAREDYIGGRTDGLGRSLRSGFQNALSAIADSNITTLLAAGLLFFLAAGPVRGFGVTLSIGVVASMLSALVITRVLAEFFVSRKFVMKRPALSGIAGHGRVRTWLEAKKPPLMKHSRRWLVITAAAIVISLAGIGIRGLNLGIEFTGGRLLEVSTAQQITPDQARAAVAEAGYPNAVVQSSGADDITVRTGTITDDETEKIRESISRIGGGTELIRNESIGPSLGSELRNKALIALGVALLAQLAYLAIRFRWTFGAGAVLALLQNVAVVIGVFAWTGKPVDGIFLAAMLTIIGYTVNDSVVVFDRIRETRNARATDALGPVIDTAIINVLPRTINTGISTLFILTALLFLGGDSLSDFALALLIGILVGTYSSNLTAAPLLVELEKRYPAPPPRPKAKQRDRDAEPDRGAVV; the protein is encoded by the coding sequence GTGAACCGGTCGTCCCTGGTCCGCGCGCTGTTCGCGTTCCTCGTTTTCGCGGCGTCGACGTACGTCGTCCTGACGGCCAAGCCCGAACTCGGGCTCGACCTGCGCGGCGGTACCCAGATCGTCCTGGAGGCGAGCGACTCGCCGACGGTGAAGGCGAACAAGGAGACCACCGACAAGTCGCTGGAGGTACTGCGCCGCCGGATCGACGCCCTCGGCGTCAGTGAGCCGAGCGTGACCCGGCAGGGTGAGAAGCGGATCATCGTCGAACTGCCCGGCGTGCAGGACCCGCGCGAGGCGGCCAAGGTGATCGGCAAGACCGCCCAGCTGTCCTTCCACCAGGTGCTCGACCTGGTCGAGGCCAAGCCGGCCAAGCCCGCGGCGGGCGAGCTCTACCTGAAGAACGACAACGGGCCCGGGTTCCTCCGGCTGGCCAAGCTCGCGATGACCGGCGAGAAGATCAGCGGCGCGGACGGCCTGATCGACCCGCAGCAGGCCGCGCAGGGCTGGTTCGTCCAGATGGACTTCAAGGACGACGGCGGCAAGATCTGGGCGAACATCACCGGCAAGGCCGCCTGCGAGCCGGTCAACACCCCGAAGCGCCAGGTCGCGATCGTCCTCGACAACGAGGTGATCAGCGCCCCGCAGGTGGACCCGAACGGCGGCACCCAGCTCTGCAACATCGGCATCGTCGGTGGCCAGAGCACGATCACCGGCTCCTTCACCGAGGCACAGGCCAAGGATCTGGCCGCGCTGATCGAGGGCGGCGCGCTGCCGGTCCCGGTCCAGGTCATCGACCAGCGCGTCGTCGGTCCGTCGCTGGGCAAGGACGCGATCCAGGCGAGCGCGATGGCCGGCCTGATCGGCGTCGCGCTGACCGCGCTGTTCATCACCATCGTCTACCGGCTGGTCGGCCTGATGGCCGTGATCGGCCTGATCGCCTACGCCGGCATGTCGTACGCCGTACTGACGCTGCTGGGCGCCACCTTGACCCTGCCCGGTCTGGCCGGCTTCGTGCTCGCCATCGGCATGGCGGTCGACGCCAACGTGCTGGTCTTCGAGCGAGCCCGCGAGGACTACATCGGCGGGCGCACCGACGGGCTGGGGAGATCTCTGCGCAGCGGTTTCCAGAACGCGCTCTCCGCGATCGCCGACTCCAACATCACCACGCTGCTCGCGGCCGGACTGCTGTTCTTCCTGGCCGCCGGACCGGTCCGGGGCTTCGGTGTGACGCTGAGCATCGGTGTGGTGGCCTCGATGCTGTCCGCCCTCGTCATCACCCGGGTGCTGGCCGAGTTCTTCGTCTCCCGCAAGTTCGTCATGAAGCGGCCCGCGCTGAGCGGTATCGCCGGCCACGGCCGGGTGCGGACCTGGCTGGAGGCGAAGAAGCCGCCGCTGATGAAGCACAGCCGCCGCTGGCTGGTCATCACGGCTGCCGCGATCGTCATCAGCCTCGCCGGAATCGGTATCCGCGGGCTGAACCTCGGCATCGAGTTCACCGGCGGCCGGTTGCTCGAGGTGAGCACGGCCCAGCAGATCACCCCGGACCAGGCCCGCGCCGCGGTGGCCGAGGCCGGCTACCCCAACGCCGTGGTCCAGTCCTCCGGTGCCGACGACATCACCGTCCGGACCGGCACCATCACCGACGACGAGACCGAGAAGATCCGCGAGTCGATCTCCCGGATCGGCGGCGGCACCGAACTGATCCGCAACGAGAGCATCGGCCCGTCGCTGGGCAGCGAACTGCGGAACAAGGCGCTGATCGCGCTCGGTGTCGCCCTGCTGGCGCAGTTGGCGTACCTGGCGATCCGGTTCCGCTGGACCTTCGGCGCCGGCGCCGTCCTGGCCCTGCTGCAGAACGTGGCCGTCGTGATCGGTGTCTTCGCCTGGACCGGCAAACCGGTCGACGGCATCTTCCTGGCCGCGATGCTGACCATCATCGGTTACACGGTCAACGACTCGGTCGTCGTCTTCGACCGGATCCGGGAGACCCGCAACGCGCGGGCCACCGACGCGCTGGGTCCGGTGATCGACACCGCGATCATCAACGTGCTGCCGCGGACGATCAACACCGGTATCAGCACGCTGTTCATCCTGACCGCGTTGCTGTTCCTCGGCGGCGACTCGCTCAGCGACTTCGCGCTCGCGCTACTGATCGGCATCCTGGTCGGCACCTACTCCTCCAACCTGACCGCGGCGCCGCTGCTGGTCGAGCTGGAGAAGCGGTACCCGGCCCCGCCGCCTCGGCCCAAGGCCAAGCAGCGTGACCGCGACGCCGAACCGGACCGCGGCGCCGTCGTCTGA
- a CDS encoding ATP-dependent DNA helicase, translating into MRELLEAAVSGIGGQTRPGQVEMAEAVNGSMHDGSHLLVQAGTGTGKSLGYLVPALIHAVENRRVVVSTATLTLQSQLVDRDVPALLDATEKLLPRRPSYAIQKGRNNYACLHRIREGAPDEDGMLIDMPPAGPVGQQVLELRDWAEQQLLDGEAGDRDHAPTHQYQAWQQVAIAARECLGAQKCPYGEECFAEKAKEQARKADIVITNHALLSIDAFENRTVLPEHDVVIVDEAHELPARVTGAAGDELSPQMVERAAKRARRFVDDDNADDLIDASDALRAALDETREGRIEAANGVVLEAAGLVRDAARGVLSDLTKKSDDKDDDPDGAKRQSKGAVKEIFDVAERVAALNDLDVVWLVDRDRFGRELRIAPLTVAGLLRELVLKDRTVVLTSATLTLGGDFDAIARQVGLRPADKLEISDEVPEVATPESETAPLPWRGLDVGSPFEYEKQGILYVAKHLPPPHRDGLGKPQFDEIIDLILAAGGRTLGLFSSRRAAEAATAAVREATELKVLCQGDAQLGELSREFVEDPETSLFGTLSLWQGIDVPGSTCNLVIIDRVPFPRPDEPLMAARQRAVDEAGGNGFMAVAATHAALLLAQGTGRLIRRTSDKGVVAILDPRIVTARYGGYLRASLPPMWPTADREKVLGALKRLQD; encoded by the coding sequence GTGCGGGAACTCCTGGAGGCCGCGGTCTCCGGAATCGGTGGGCAAACGCGCCCGGGCCAGGTCGAGATGGCCGAAGCGGTGAACGGATCCATGCACGACGGATCCCACCTCCTGGTGCAGGCAGGGACGGGGACCGGCAAGTCGCTCGGCTATCTGGTGCCCGCGCTGATCCACGCGGTGGAGAACCGCCGGGTGGTCGTCTCGACGGCGACGCTGACGCTTCAGTCGCAGCTGGTCGACCGGGATGTGCCGGCCTTGCTCGACGCGACCGAGAAGCTGCTGCCGCGCCGCCCGTCGTACGCGATCCAGAAGGGCCGCAACAACTACGCCTGCCTGCACCGCATCCGAGAGGGCGCGCCTGACGAGGACGGCATGCTGATCGACATGCCGCCGGCCGGGCCGGTCGGCCAGCAGGTGCTCGAGCTGCGGGACTGGGCCGAGCAGCAACTGCTCGACGGCGAGGCCGGCGACCGCGATCACGCGCCCACCCATCAGTACCAGGCCTGGCAGCAGGTCGCGATCGCCGCCCGTGAGTGCCTCGGCGCCCAGAAGTGCCCCTACGGCGAGGAGTGTTTCGCCGAGAAGGCCAAGGAGCAGGCGCGCAAGGCCGACATCGTGATCACCAACCACGCCCTGCTCTCGATCGACGCCTTCGAGAACCGCACGGTGCTGCCCGAGCACGACGTGGTGATCGTGGACGAGGCGCACGAACTGCCGGCCCGGGTCACCGGTGCCGCCGGTGACGAGCTGTCCCCGCAGATGGTGGAGCGGGCCGCCAAGCGCGCCCGCCGGTTCGTCGACGACGACAACGCCGACGACCTGATCGACGCGTCCGACGCACTCCGGGCGGCGCTCGACGAGACCCGTGAGGGCCGGATCGAGGCGGCCAACGGCGTCGTGCTGGAGGCAGCAGGGCTGGTCCGCGACGCGGCCCGCGGGGTGCTGTCGGACCTGACCAAGAAGTCCGACGACAAGGACGACGATCCCGACGGCGCCAAGCGGCAGTCCAAGGGCGCGGTCAAGGAGATCTTCGACGTCGCCGAGCGGGTTGCGGCACTGAACGATCTGGACGTCGTCTGGCTGGTCGACCGCGACCGGTTCGGCCGCGAGCTGCGGATCGCACCGCTCACCGTCGCCGGATTGCTGCGCGAGCTGGTGCTGAAGGACCGCACCGTCGTGCTGACCTCCGCGACGCTGACCCTCGGCGGTGACTTCGACGCGATCGCCCGGCAGGTCGGGCTCCGCCCCGCCGACAAGCTGGAGATCTCCGACGAGGTGCCCGAAGTGGCCACCCCCGAGTCGGAGACCGCTCCGCTGCCGTGGCGTGGCCTCGACGTCGGCTCGCCTTTCGAGTACGAGAAGCAAGGCATCCTGTACGTCGCCAAGCACCTGCCGCCGCCGCATCGCGACGGGCTGGGCAAACCGCAGTTCGACGAGATCATCGACCTGATCCTCGCCGCGGGGGGGCGGACGCTCGGATTGTTCTCGTCGCGCCGCGCGGCGGAGGCCGCGACGGCGGCGGTTCGCGAGGCGACCGAGCTGAAGGTGCTCTGCCAGGGGGACGCGCAGCTGGGGGAGCTGTCCCGGGAGTTCGTCGAGGACCCCGAGACCTCGCTGTTCGGCACGCTGTCGCTGTGGCAGGGCATCGACGTACCGGGCTCGACCTGCAATCTGGTGATCATCGACCGGGTGCCTTTCCCGCGACCCGACGAGCCGCTGATGGCGGCCCGGCAGCGCGCCGTCGACGAGGCGGGCGGCAACGGCTTCATGGCGGTCGCCGCGACCCACGCCGCCTTGCTGCTCGCGCAGGGCACCGGCCGGCTGATCCGCCGGACCTCCGACAAGGGCGTCGTCGCGATCCTCGATCCGCGCATCGTCACGGCTCGGTACGGCGGCTACCTGCGCGCCTCCTTGCCACCGATGTGGCCGACAGCCGATCGTGAGAAGGTGCTCGGCGCCCTGAAGAGACTCCAGGACTAG
- a CDS encoding Gfo/Idh/MocA family protein, translated as MSAAAQERRRYAVVGLGARAQTFVNALAGPYADRAELVGFCDLNQTRMAVHNRWLTERFGAPAVPQYAAADFGRMLTEQRVDAVVVTSMDRTHDDYIVAALEAGLEVITEKPMTTDSERCRRILAAAEKASGSMRVAFNYRYNPVHEKVREVLASGAIGEIGSVHFEWLLDVRHGADYFRRWHRDKANAGGLMVHKATHHFDLVNWWIDAEPVTVFADGKLFFYGEKNGKQRGLARDYDRAAGATAAADDPFAIDLAASAQLRELYLEAEHEDGYHRDQNVFSPGITIEDDMAVLVRYSTGASLSYHLTAYSPWEGYRIAFNGSAGRLELLVRENTFATPPKDQQYATAVQHGDAKPGETEALLTLHPLWEPPRTLLRGELGQGHGGGDERLMESLFGDPADDPLGRGADHHDGARSLLVGLAANRSFETGQVVQVSSLLD; from the coding sequence TTGTCTGCAGCTGCCCAGGAACGCCGTCGCTACGCCGTGGTCGGGTTGGGGGCCCGGGCCCAGACCTTCGTGAACGCGCTGGCCGGCCCGTACGCCGATCGCGCCGAACTGGTCGGCTTCTGCGACCTGAACCAGACCCGGATGGCGGTGCACAACCGCTGGCTGACCGAGAGGTTCGGGGCGCCGGCGGTTCCGCAGTACGCCGCCGCCGACTTCGGCCGGATGCTGACCGAGCAGCGCGTCGACGCGGTCGTGGTGACCTCGATGGACCGGACCCACGACGACTACATCGTGGCAGCGCTGGAAGCCGGGCTCGAGGTGATCACCGAAAAGCCGATGACGACGGATTCGGAGCGCTGCCGGCGAATCCTCGCGGCGGCGGAGAAAGCATCCGGCAGCATGCGGGTGGCGTTCAACTATCGCTACAACCCGGTGCACGAGAAGGTTCGTGAGGTGCTCGCGTCGGGGGCGATCGGGGAGATCGGTTCGGTGCATTTCGAGTGGTTGCTCGACGTGCGGCACGGGGCCGACTACTTCCGCCGCTGGCATCGCGACAAGGCGAACGCGGGCGGATTGATGGTGCACAAGGCGACTCACCACTTCGACCTGGTGAACTGGTGGATCGACGCCGAGCCGGTGACGGTCTTCGCCGACGGAAAGTTGTTCTTCTACGGCGAGAAGAACGGGAAGCAGCGAGGCCTGGCCCGCGATTACGACCGCGCCGCCGGTGCCACCGCCGCGGCGGACGACCCGTTCGCGATCGACCTGGCCGCCTCGGCACAGTTGCGCGAGTTGTATCTGGAGGCGGAGCACGAGGACGGCTACCACCGCGACCAGAACGTCTTCTCCCCGGGAATCACGATCGAGGACGACATGGCGGTGCTGGTTCGGTACTCCACCGGCGCCTCGCTGAGCTACCACCTGACGGCGTACTCACCGTGGGAAGGCTATCGGATCGCCTTCAACGGAAGCGCCGGCCGGTTGGAGCTCCTGGTCAGGGAGAACACCTTCGCGACGCCACCGAAGGATCAGCAGTACGCGACCGCGGTGCAGCACGGCGACGCGAAGCCGGGCGAGACCGAGGCGCTGTTGACCTTGCATCCGCTCTGGGAGCCGCCGCGGACACTGCTGCGCGGCGAACTGGGCCAAGGCCACGGCGGCGGCGACGAGCGATTGATGGAATCGCTTTTCGGCGACCCGGCCGACGACCCACTCGGCCGAGGCGCGGACCACCACGACGGCGCCCGCTCGCTACTCGTCGGCCTGGCGGCCAACCGGTCCTTCGAAACCGGCCAGGTCGTCCAGGTCTCCTCCCTGCTCGACTGA
- the ligD gene encoding non-homologous end-joining DNA ligase: MPGTEPPVLPMMAALGTMPSGPGWSYELKWDGIRVIAEVDESGCRLWSRNSRDVSGGYPELLGLATAPGLELPAVLDGEIVTLDESGAPSFGLLQRRMHVRDPRQLAQLINQVPVSVRVFDVLRYAGRSLLEATYDDRRALLDSLDLGDPFWEVPPAYADSDEALELSVSQGLEGVVAKRRKSRYLPGKRSSDWVKIKPVITRDVILCGWHPGEGNRQGKIGSLYCGAYAEPGGELVMVGKVGSGLDFAMLEVLGAELAALEIDTPPFDAAGIPAGDRRAAHWLDPLLVAEVTYSGWAADGRLRHPVFRGLRFDIDPSSVLR, translated from the coding sequence ATGCCCGGGACGGAGCCGCCTGTGCTGCCGATGATGGCAGCGCTCGGCACGATGCCGTCCGGGCCGGGCTGGTCCTACGAGCTCAAGTGGGACGGCATCCGGGTGATCGCGGAGGTCGACGAGAGCGGCTGCCGGTTGTGGTCACGCAACAGCCGGGACGTGTCGGGTGGCTATCCCGAGCTGCTCGGGCTCGCGACGGCGCCAGGGCTGGAACTTCCCGCGGTACTGGACGGCGAGATCGTCACCCTCGACGAGTCCGGCGCACCGTCGTTCGGGTTGCTGCAACGCCGGATGCACGTTCGCGATCCACGCCAGCTGGCCCAGCTGATCAACCAGGTGCCGGTCTCGGTCCGGGTCTTCGACGTCCTCCGGTACGCCGGCCGCTCGTTGCTAGAGGCAACGTACGACGACCGCCGGGCGCTGCTCGACTCGCTCGACCTCGGTGACCCGTTCTGGGAGGTGCCGCCGGCGTACGCCGACAGCGACGAGGCGCTCGAGTTGTCCGTTTCGCAAGGCCTGGAAGGCGTCGTCGCCAAACGCCGCAAGTCGCGGTACCTGCCGGGCAAACGCAGCTCGGACTGGGTCAAGATCAAACCGGTCATCACCCGCGACGTGATCCTCTGCGGCTGGCACCCCGGCGAAGGCAACCGCCAGGGCAAGATCGGTTCCCTGTACTGCGGTGCCTACGCCGAGCCCGGGGGCGAGTTGGTGATGGTCGGCAAGGTCGGTTCCGGGCTCGACTTCGCGATGCTGGAGGTGCTGGGTGCCGAGCTCGCAGCTCTCGAGATCGACACCCCGCCGTTCGACGCCGCCGGCATCCCGGCCGGTGACCGCCGGGCCGCACACTGGCTCGACCCGCTGTTGGTTGCCGAGGTCACCTATTCCGGCTGGGCCGCCGACGGACGCCTTCGTCATCCGGTCTTCCGGGGCCTCCGGTTCGACATCGATCCGTCCTCGGTCCTGCGTTAG
- a CDS encoding LysM peptidoglycan-binding domain-containing protein, translating into MSTAALASGALAADVTTPATEVTQSPGETRRRRRIAGTTTEPLPARACSGEVLGREAQLRGASGTGASRGRSWSTDIEPSVLQLTRRGKVLLTVVSVLVFGAAVAVLGLRVAGVLDPTPRFDHTVQVEVGAGQTLWSIAQETNPAEDTALVVEQIADLNNLRTSSDVIPGQTLLIPVR; encoded by the coding sequence ATGAGCACAGCGGCACTGGCGTCAGGAGCCCTGGCAGCAGACGTGACGACGCCCGCGACCGAGGTGACGCAGTCACCCGGCGAGACGCGGCGCCGTCGCCGGATCGCCGGCACCACCACGGAGCCACTGCCGGCCCGTGCCTGTTCGGGAGAGGTCCTGGGCCGTGAAGCCCAACTGCGAGGTGCGAGCGGGACCGGAGCGTCGCGGGGGAGGTCCTGGTCCACCGACATCGAGCCCTCTGTCCTGCAACTGACCCGCCGGGGCAAGGTGCTGCTGACCGTGGTGTCGGTGCTGGTCTTCGGAGCGGCCGTGGCCGTGCTCGGTCTCCGAGTGGCCGGTGTGCTCGACCCGACGCCGCGGTTCGACCACACCGTCCAGGTGGAGGTGGGGGCCGGTCAGACCCTCTGGTCCATCGCCCAGGAGACCAACCCGGCCGAGGACACCGCCCTCGTCGTCGAGCAGATCGCCGACCTCAACAACCTCCGCACCAGCTCCGATGTGATCCCCGGCCAAACCCTGCTGATCCCGGTGCGCTGA
- a CDS encoding nucleoside hydrolase has product MKPVILDVDTGLDDACALLLAARHPELDLKAVTCVGGNVGLDQVVVNTLTVLEAAGRTDVPVGRGAALPLLQPVRTAAHVHGADGLGDLGWPRSTRTADARHAVELLRDALSEAARTGELVTLIPLAPMTNIALLLRTYPEAAAGLREIVFMGGAAGIGNATASAEFNIWTDPEAAAITLAAASELGVPVTMYALDVFYDVVISLDEAKTLSGSPSADLARRLIERRSELYKSDGASIGDGGALCAVIDPDALTTQPFPLRVELSGSWSRGRTIVDTRDWSGDLTTDPHGAAAPVVQVATAVDGRRYADLWLETVR; this is encoded by the coding sequence ATGAAACCGGTCATCCTCGATGTCGACACCGGGCTGGACGACGCCTGCGCACTGCTTCTGGCCGCCCGGCACCCCGAGCTCGACCTCAAGGCGGTCACCTGCGTCGGCGGGAACGTCGGCCTCGACCAGGTCGTCGTCAACACGCTGACAGTGCTCGAGGCCGCCGGCCGCACGGACGTCCCGGTAGGCCGCGGCGCCGCGCTCCCCCTGCTGCAGCCGGTCCGGACCGCGGCGCATGTCCACGGCGCTGACGGCCTGGGCGATCTCGGCTGGCCACGCTCCACCCGTACTGCGGACGCCCGGCACGCTGTCGAGCTGCTTCGTGACGCGCTCTCCGAGGCCGCCCGGACCGGCGAACTGGTGACCCTGATCCCGCTCGCGCCGATGACCAACATCGCGCTGCTGCTGCGGACCTATCCCGAGGCCGCGGCCGGTCTTCGCGAGATCGTCTTCATGGGCGGCGCGGCCGGGATCGGCAACGCGACCGCCTCCGCGGAGTTCAACATCTGGACCGACCCCGAGGCCGCGGCGATCACACTCGCCGCGGCGTCCGAACTCGGCGTACCGGTCACGATGTACGCCCTGGACGTCTTCTACGACGTCGTCATCTCGCTGGACGAGGCAAAGACACTCAGCGGCTCACCATCGGCGGACCTGGCGCGGCGACTGATCGAGCGACGCAGCGAGCTCTACAAGTCGGATGGCGCGAGTATCGGTGACGGCGGCGCGCTCTGCGCCGTGATCGATCCGGACGCGCTCACCACACAGCCCTTCCCGCTCCGGGTGGAGCTGTCCGGCAGCTGGTCCCGAGGACGCACCATCGTCGACACCCGGGACTGGTCGGGCGACCTGACCACCGACCCGCACGGCGCGGCAGCGCCCGTCGTACAGGTCGCGACCGCCGTGGACGGCCGGCGGTACGCCGACCTGTGGCTGGAGACGGTGCGTTAG
- a CDS encoding glutathione peroxidase: MTTVYDFSATRIEGNEQSLADFRDQVLLVVNTASQCSQTPQYSGLQKLYKTYRKQGFAVLGFPCDQFGHQEPGDENEIANFCSTIYHVTFPMFAKIDVNGSKTPELYNWLKREQGGLLGGRIKWNFTKFLIGRDGGVIARYAPTNTPEKLADKIEAALAVPAPSRRDSGD; encoded by the coding sequence ATGACGACTGTCTATGACTTCAGCGCCACCCGGATCGAAGGCAATGAACAGTCTCTTGCCGACTTCCGTGACCAGGTGCTTCTGGTGGTGAACACGGCTTCGCAATGTAGCCAGACGCCGCAGTACAGCGGACTCCAGAAGCTCTACAAGACGTACCGCAAACAAGGCTTCGCGGTGCTCGGTTTTCCCTGCGACCAGTTCGGCCACCAGGAGCCCGGCGACGAGAACGAGATCGCGAACTTCTGTTCGACGATCTACCACGTCACGTTCCCGATGTTCGCCAAGATCGACGTGAACGGCTCCAAGACGCCCGAGCTCTACAACTGGCTGAAGCGCGAACAGGGCGGCCTGCTCGGCGGCCGGATCAAATGGAACTTCACCAAGTTCCTGATCGGCCGCGACGGCGGGGTGATCGCCCGGTACGCGCCGACGAACACTCCCGAGAAGCTCGCGGACAAGATCGAGGCCGCCCTCGCGGTGCCGGCGCCGAGCCGGCGCGACTCAGGCGACTGA